DNA sequence from the Stigmatella aurantiaca genome:
GATACCTCGGGCCAGCCCCTCTACAGTGCCGATCCCGAGCGTCCTGGCGGCATCGTGAGGGAGAATCCCGATGGGACCCGGACCCGAGGGAAGTTCGTGGGGAGGGTGTTCATCCCTGAGACCCCGGACGCATCTTGAGTGCCCAGCCCCAGCTCGTCGTCCTCGCGGGGCCCAACGGGGCGGGCAAGTCCACTTTCTTCGAGCGAAGACTCCGGGCCACAGGCTTGCGCTTCGTTAACGCCGATATCCTCGCGCGGGCGATTGCGCCCGAGGACCCAGCCAGTGCGTCGTACGCCGCCGCAAAAGCCGCGGATGCCGAGCGACGTGAGCTCGTCAAGATGGGCATGAGCTTCTGCATGGAGACCGTGTTCTCGGATCCGGCTGGCGACAAGCTCGCGTTCTTGCGCGAGGCCATGGCGGACGGCTACCGCGTCGTCCTGCTGTTCATCGGGCTGGAATCACCTGAGCTGTCGCAGGCGCGTGTCATCAGCCGGGTCGCCTCGGGCGGTCATGATGTGCCCGATGAAAAGCTCTTCAGCCGCTTTCCTCGCACGCTTGAGAATTTGGCGCAGGCCGCGAGGTTCGCGGATGAAACGCGCCTCTACGACAACAGTGATGCCCGGCATCCGTACCGTCTGCTCGGACGCCTTGAGCGAGGCCGAAGCCTTGAGCGGTTTCCCCCCGTTCCCACCTGGGCCGCAGCGGTGCTCGATGCACCCGAGCCAAAGTAGCGCCACCCTCAGGGCGTGCTGTGGCTCACGGCCGCGGGCTCAAGCAGTGGACGCTCTCCCGCGGTCTTCAGGAAGAGGACGACGTCGAGTGCCCCCTCGCGCGACGAGGCGGACATCCGGACCTCCTGCTCCTGCCGGCGGAAGACGAGCGGCTCCTCCTCCTTATATCCGGCGCGCACGAGCCGCTCCCGGTACCAGGCGCTCACCTGCTCCTGCTTCGCCGCCACGCGGAAGGCAAGCGTCTTCGCCCCTTCCATGTCGCTCTGGAGCACGTTCTGCGCCCCCGGGTACACGGGCAGCAGCTCCGAGGCCGGCAGGGGCTTGAACTCCCCCATCCGGGACTCCCCCAGCACCACCGTCGTGAGGCCGTTGGCCTCCTTCTCGAGGATGACCGTGTAGGCCGTCAGCGTGCGCGTGTTCAGCGCGGTGAGGTGGGGCTCGGCGGCCAGCTGCTTCTGCTGACGCTCGATGTAGAAGCCGGACTCGTCGAACGCCGTGGCGAAGTACTGGATGAGCCGGTCCACGCTCTCCTTGGAGCTGTAGACCTGAAGGCGGATGGGCACGCCTCCCACGTTCATGCCCCCCGGCACCTCCAACTTCGACACCTGCCCGGGCACCTGCCACTGAAAGGGCTCTCCGGCGGGCGGCGTGGCCAGCAGCCCCCCGAGCACGAGCAGACAGCTCAGCATTTTGACAGTCCCAGGAAGCACTTGTTGGAGGCCCGGCGGACCGCCTCGGGCTTGTGGTCGATACCGCCCGTGTTGCGGGGCCGGTCCCGCTCATCCTGGGACTCTCCGCGCGGCGTGTCCCGCTCGATGTAGCCGTCCTCTTCGCCGCGGTAGCTCATGAAGAAGCCGTTCTCGTCGATGGGGCTGTAGCCCACGAAGAACTCGGCGAACTCGGAGCCAGCATTGCCCGCCGCGCGGCCCCCCTGGTCGAACACCTTCCGGGCCGCGTAATAGTACGCCCGGTTGTCGCCGCAGGGCACGTCCGGCTGCTCGGGCTGAAGGGGGCAATGCCCACTCGTGTCCCGGTCGGAGAAGCCGAAGTCGCCCAGCAGAATCCCGTAGCGCCCCTTGCACTCGCCATCCACGGCCCGGCCCGCCGCGCACGTCTTCATGTCCAGCCGCACCGAGTGCGGCGCCTGGAAGAAGCCCCGCGTGCCCTCCAGGAAGGAGGTAGGCAAGGTGGGCAGCCCCTCGACGTGGGCCTCCGCCATGCAGCTCACGCCCCCCACGTTCTCGTAGACTTCATCGAGCACGCTGTCCGTCGGCTGCCCCACGTCCTGGCCCGGCGGGTAGTACCCCCAGTCGCCCGCCCGGGGCTCCTTCATGGCCGGCATCCGGCTGCGGGGCAGATCAAACGCCACCTCGTCGTCCCGCTCGCACCGCACCTGCAGGCTGTCGATGCGGGTGAACACCTGGGAGAGCTGGTCCCGGTCCCTCGCCGTGGAGCTGCGCCCATCGAAGTCCTGGTAGCGCAGGTTCGCGTCCGCCATCACCCGCGGCGCGATGGCGGGGAAGGTGCTGAAGTCCCCGATGTTGTCCTGCTGGTGCTGCATCCGGTGCACCCGGAACGCCGTGCTGTCCCACAGCGGGGAGACCGCCGCCTCGTGCACCTTGAGCGACAGGTAGCCCACCTCGGCGAAGTGGATGCCGAACATCACCACGGTGATGAAGACGATGAGCCCCAACGTCAGCTCCACCAGGGACTGGCCCCGGGGTTCTTTCCGGCGCGCCCGCATCAGTGCACTCCCTTGTAGCCCGCCCGGATGAGCTGCTCGAAGGCCGAGGCGCCGGGGGCCCCCACCGTGTCCGGCACGTCCGTGCCGCCCCGGAGCAGCTGGCCGCCCGTGTCGATGTCCGCGGCCACGAGGGTGGCGCGCCAGAAGGGGTTCCAGAGGTTGGGCGGCTCGTTCCAGTGCCCGCGCCGGTGGTAGTAGGCAAGCCCCGTGGCCAGCGCCGACTGCACGCTGATGTCCGTGCCATCCGCCGTCGTCAGGCCGTGGCTGTCGAACGTGCTGCCGCCCTCCTCGGAGAACTGGAAGTTGAACCGCAGGTTCCAGGGATCGCTGCGCAGCCCCCGGACCTTGTAGTCCCGCTGGACGAGCGCGAAGATTTTCGGCTGCGCCCAGACGTTGCCGTCCTCCTGGTCGCTCGTGTTGAACGTCATGCCCCCGATGAAGGTGCTCGGGCAGTAGGTGCGCGGCCAGCACGACAAGAGCGTGTGCCGGTACTGCTTCTCCATGCCCGGGTCCGCCCGGCCAATCCCGGCCGGCAGGGGGGAGCTCCACGCGTGCTCGTCGGTCTCGTCCTCGAAATCCGTGGCCTTCACGTACGCCCAGGCATTCGTGCGCAGCGGGGCACAGCCCGGGAACGTCACCTCCACCACCGCATGGTCCTCGGCCCAGGTGAAGTAGGGCTTGTCGGCCCGGCCTCCGTGGTTGCGCTCGGTGCCCCAGTAGGCGCTGCCGCCCCCGCGGATGACGCGCAGGGTGCCGCCCGCGGCGGCCAGCGCGCCCAGGATGCCCTGCGTGCCATTGAAGGCCGGCATGCCCTGGCGGCGGGTGATGAACTCATGGCCCCGGGTGGCCATGGCCATGTCGATGGCGTGGCCCGAGCCACCTGTGGTGGCGTACACCAGCTCGCCCACGGAGACGGGGGTGGGGCCCGCGTGCAGCTCGCTCGGGAAGCGGCTGCCCTTCGAGGCCAGCGCCGCCAGCTGCTTGGAGAAGGACTTCGGCCCGCCGGAGACCGACTCCTTCAGCTGCTCGAACATCATGCCCTGCATGCTGCCCAGGTGGCCGCCCAGCACGTAGATGTTGTAGACCTGCACCCCGGCCCGCGCGTCCATCTCGTGCCACTTCTGCTCCATCTCCAGGGACTGCTCGTTGAGCGTGCGCAGGGCGTTGACGGCGGCCGGACAGGGCTGGAGCGCGCTGCGGGCGACGTTGAGGTTCGCGCGCATCATGCTCGTCCAGCTGATGAGGCTCATCGTCCCGGAGGCGGCCACCAGGTGGGCCGTCTGCGCCCGGCGCATGAGGGAGATGCTGTTGAAGGTGCGCGCGGTGGCCACCGCGCCGCTGTAGGCGGCCAGGTCCGCCACGCTCTGGGCCTCCATCTTCTCGCGCACGCGCGTCGAGAAGGAAATCGTGAGGAAGACCATCAGCGTGACGAGCAGCATCGTCAGGCACAGGAGCACCAGCGCCTGGCCTCGCGAGCGGACCGAGCGGCTCATGAGCCCCCCGGCACGGGCGCGCAGTTCTGGGTCTGGAAGTGCTGGGGGCGGGGCGGGGTCATCATCCGCATGGCGTAGTTGGCCTGAAGGGGAAAGACGTATTCCTTGAGCTCGGCGCGCCGGATCATCTCGGCGCTCAGGGCCTCCTCCAGGGAGAAGGCCGTCTGGCGGGTCCAGCTGGCCACCTGGGTGGGCATGAGCGGATTGACGTGGCCGCCGTAGCCGAACGTGGTCATGTGGGCGAGGATCATCCGGCCCAGGACCCAGTTGGCGAAGGGGATGCGCATCGGGTACCAGAAGACGAGGCGCGCCTCCAGGCGCACCACGTCCGCCGTGCGCGTGTAGCGGGCGGGGTCATCGAAGGACTCCTCCTCGTCCTCGCGCAGCTCCGCGCGCAGGGGCCGCTCCCGCGAAATCCACACGATGGCCCCGCTGTGCCCCGAGTCCCGCCCGGGCTGGTACAGGTTGTCCCGGTGGGCGTAGAAGGTCTCCCCGAGCGCCTGCGGCGAATCGGTCCGGCTGAAGGCGGGCAGCAGCGCCGCGATGGCCGCGTGGGTCATCGCCTCGCAGTCCCCATGCTTGACGCTGCCGGTGCGCACCGCGCGGAACGCCGCGTACTCCGTGAGCAGCCGCGCTTGCAGCAGCAGGAAGAACTGGAGCGTGCCCAGCACGAGGAAGACCGTCAGCGGAAGCGTCAGCGCCGCCTCCACCATTGCCTGACCGGACTGAGCGTCCGCGGAGCGCCTCCTCTTGCTCAGCATGGGCCTGACACTCTCGTTCACGGCCGGGTCCCGTTCCATCCGTCCACTGGCCGCGCCCGGATTATCCGTTTTCCAAATTATTGTAAAATGTGCACCAACGAACTTATTTCGGGTTCCACGGTATTTCCTGCATTTTCTTGACCCTAAAAAAAGGCCCGGTCCCTCTTGAGAGGGCAGTTCCCTTCAGGAGGCGTTTTGCCTTGATGCGTATCCCCCTGCTGTCCCGAAGCCTGGCCGCCGGGTCCGCGCTGCTGGCCACCGTGTTGGCCTGCTCCGGACAGCCAGACTCTCTCGATTCTTCCCTGGAGCCGCTGCCCACCGCCACCGTGGAGGCGCAGGCGCTCACCACCCGGGTCGTCGGCTACTTCCCGTCCTGGCAGGGAGACGTCAACGCCATCCAGTACGACAAGCTCTCCCACATCATCTATGCGTTCCTGCTGCCCACCGCCCAGGGCGGCATCACCGGGCTGAGCCCGGGGGATGGGCGGCTGCAGTCGCTCGTCCAGACGGCGCGGGCGCGCAACGTGAAGGTGCTCATCGCGGTGGGCGGGTGGATGGACGGCAACGACGCGCCGTTCGAGCAGCTCGCCGCCAACGCGGGCACCCGGGCCACCTTCGTCACCAACCTGGTGAACTTCGTGGAGCAGGCGGGCCTGGACGGCGTGGACATTGACTGGGAGTGGCCCGAGGCGGGCGCCTCGGCCGCGAACTTCGGGGCGCTGACGCGCGAGCTGGGCGCGGCGCTCCACGCCCGCGGCAAGCTGCTCACCGCGGCGGTCGTGGCCTCCTACGGCGGAGAGGGCATCCCCGCCTCCTCCTTCAGCGACGTCGACTTCCTCAACATCATGGCCTACGACGCGGGCTATCCCCACTCCACGTATGACCTGGCCGTCCAGTCGCTGAACTACTGGAAGGGCCGCGGGCTGCCCCAGTCCAAGGCGGTGCTCGGGGTGCCGTTCTACGGCCGCTCGCAGTCCTCGGCGTACACCTACGCCCAGCTCGTCCAGATGGACGCCCAGGCGCCCAACAAGGACAACGTGGGCGACATCTATTACAACGGCATCGCCACCATCCAGGCGAAGGCGCGGCTCGGCAGCCAGCAGGGCGGCGGCGTGATGATCTGGGAAATCTCCCAGGACACCTCAAGCCCCAGCACCTCGCTGCTCAACGCCATCTACCAGGTGGTCCAGGGAGGCACGGGCGGCAACAAGGCCCCCGCCGTCAGCCTCACCGCGCCCACCGCGGGCGCCTCCTACGCCGTGGGCAGCACCGTCACCCTGTCGGCCAACGCCTCGGACAGCGATGGCACCATCGCCCGGGTGGAGTTCTTCGCGGGCAGCACCAAGGTGGGCGAGGACACCACTTCGCCGTACAGCATCACCTGGAAGCCGGGCAGCGGGGGCAGCTATGCGCTGACGGCGCGTGCCACGGACAACGGCGGGGCCTCGACGGTCTCCGGTGCCATCTCCGTCACCATCACCGGGGGCACGGGCGGCAACTGCGCCGGGGTGCCCGCGTGGCAGGCCTCGCAGGTGTACGTGAAGGACGACAAGGCCACCCACACCGGCAAGCTGTGGCGCGCCAAGTGGTGGACCCAGAACGAGGCGCCCTCGGGCGCCGAGTGGGGCCCCTGGGAGCTGCTGGGCGGCTGCTAGTCCTCCCTAGAAGCCCCGCAGGAAAGCAGGCGGCCAGGCGAGCGTTCCTACGCTCCCTCGGCCGCCTTCGCTTTTTCTTCCAGGGGCCCTTTCAGGGCTGAACACCCCTGCCCAAAAGCGAGGGGCCCCCCCCTAGATTTTTGAGACCTATTCTCATTATCATCCCTTCCATGATCGTTTGTCTCTGTCATGTCGTCTCGGATCGGCTCATCCGCGCCCACATTTCTCAGGGAATCCGGACTGTCGAAGGTCTGGGGGAAGCCTGTGGGGCCGGGACGAGCTGTGGCGGGTGCCAGGATCAGCTCGAGCAGATCCTGGTGGAGGCCAAGTGTCAGGCAGTGGGCACGAAATCCGCCTGCCGTGAGAGTTGTGCTGCCCGGACGCCCCAGTTAGCGTCCGCGGCACCATGAAAGGCGATCCGGAAGTCATCAAGCTTCTCAACGATGTCCTGACCAACGAGCTGACGGCGGTCAACGAGTACTTCCTCCACGCGCGTATCGCGGAGAACTGGGGGTATGACCGGCTCGCGAAGAAGATTTACGAGGAGTCCATCGGCGAGATGAAGCACGCCGACCGGCTCATCAAGCGGGTGCTGTTCCTCGAAGGTCTCCCCAACCTGCAGCGGCTGGGCAAGGTGAACGTGGGCGAGAGCATCCCGGAGATGCTGCGCCTCGACCTGAGCCTGGAGCTGGCCTCCCAGAAGACCCTCAACGAGGGCATCGAGGAGTGCCGCAAGCGTGGCGACAACGGCAGCCGGGAGCTGCTGGAGCGCATCCTCGAGGACACCGAGGAGCACATCGACTGGCTCGAGGCCCAGGTCGAGCTGATGAAGCAGGTGGGCGAGACGAACTACCTCGCCCAGCAGATCAAGAAAGAGAGCTGAGCGGCCGCGCGGGAACGGAGGGCACGGCGGCGTTCTCCCGCGGCCTGCCCTCCACCGCATGGCGATTACCGGACATGAGCCGGTGAAGCGCTCCGGCCGGGAGTGAGGCTGCGGATAGCCTGCAGGGG
Encoded proteins:
- a CDS encoding zeta toxin family protein: MSAQPQLVVLAGPNGAGKSTFFERRLRATGLRFVNADILARAIAPEDPASASYAAAKAADAERRELVKMGMSFCMETVFSDPAGDKLAFLREAMADGYRVVLLFIGLESPELSQARVISRVASGGHDVPDEKLFSRFPRTLENLAQAARFADETRLYDNSDARHPYRLLGRLERGRSLERFPPVPTWAAAVLDAPEPK
- a CDS encoding pilus assembly protein, which gives rise to MRARRKEPRGQSLVELTLGLIVFITVVMFGIHFAEVGYLSLKVHEAAVSPLWDSTAFRVHRMQHQQDNIGDFSTFPAIAPRVMADANLRYQDFDGRSSTARDRDQLSQVFTRIDSLQVRCERDDEVAFDLPRSRMPAMKEPRAGDWGYYPPGQDVGQPTDSVLDEVYENVGGVSCMAEAHVEGLPTLPTSFLEGTRGFFQAPHSVRLDMKTCAAGRAVDGECKGRYGILLGDFGFSDRDTSGHCPLQPEQPDVPCGDNRAYYYAARKVFDQGGRAAGNAGSEFAEFFVGYSPIDENGFFMSYRGEEDGYIERDTPRGESQDERDRPRNTGGIDHKPEAVRRASNKCFLGLSKC
- a CDS encoding pilus assembly protein TadG-related protein, which produces MSRSVRSRGQALVLLCLTMLLVTLMVFLTISFSTRVREKMEAQSVADLAAYSGAVATARTFNSISLMRRAQTAHLVAASGTMSLISWTSMMRANLNVARSALQPCPAAVNALRTLNEQSLEMEQKWHEMDARAGVQVYNIYVLGGHLGSMQGMMFEQLKESVSGGPKSFSKQLAALASKGSRFPSELHAGPTPVSVGELVYATTGGSGHAIDMAMATRGHEFITRRQGMPAFNGTQGILGALAAAGGTLRVIRGGGSAYWGTERNHGGRADKPYFTWAEDHAVVEVTFPGCAPLRTNAWAYVKATDFEDETDEHAWSSPLPAGIGRADPGMEKQYRHTLLSCWPRTYCPSTFIGGMTFNTSDQEDGNVWAQPKIFALVQRDYKVRGLRSDPWNLRFNFQFSEEGGSTFDSHGLTTADGTDISVQSALATGLAYYHRRGHWNEPPNLWNPFWRATLVAADIDTGGQLLRGGTDVPDTVGAPGASAFEQLIRAGYKGVH
- a CDS encoding TadE/TadG family type IV pilus assembly protein — its product is MLSKRRRSADAQSGQAMVEAALTLPLTVFLVLGTLQFFLLLQARLLTEYAAFRAVRTGSVKHGDCEAMTHAAIAALLPAFSRTDSPQALGETFYAHRDNLYQPGRDSGHSGAIVWISRERPLRAELREDEEESFDDPARYTRTADVVRLEARLVFWYPMRIPFANWVLGRMILAHMTTFGYGGHVNPLMPTQVASWTRQTAFSLEEALSAEMIRRAELKEYVFPLQANYAMRMMTPPRPQHFQTQNCAPVPGGS
- a CDS encoding glycosyl hydrolase family 18 protein, with the protein product MRIPLLSRSLAAGSALLATVLACSGQPDSLDSSLEPLPTATVEAQALTTRVVGYFPSWQGDVNAIQYDKLSHIIYAFLLPTAQGGITGLSPGDGRLQSLVQTARARNVKVLIAVGGWMDGNDAPFEQLAANAGTRATFVTNLVNFVEQAGLDGVDIDWEWPEAGASAANFGALTRELGAALHARGKLLTAAVVASYGGEGIPASSFSDVDFLNIMAYDAGYPHSTYDLAVQSLNYWKGRGLPQSKAVLGVPFYGRSQSSAYTYAQLVQMDAQAPNKDNVGDIYYNGIATIQAKARLGSQQGGGVMIWEISQDTSSPSTSLLNAIYQVVQGGTGGNKAPAVSLTAPTAGASYAVGSTVTLSANASDSDGTIARVEFFAGSTKVGEDTTSPYSITWKPGSGGSYALTARATDNGGASTVSGAISVTITGGTGGNCAGVPAWQASQVYVKDDKATHTGKLWRAKWWTQNEAPSGAEWGPWELLGGC
- a CDS encoding (2Fe-2S)-binding protein: MIVCLCHVVSDRLIRAHISQGIRTVEGLGEACGAGTSCGGCQDQLEQILVEAKCQAVGTKSACRESCAARTPQLASAAP
- the bfr gene encoding bacterioferritin, which gives rise to MKGDPEVIKLLNDVLTNELTAVNEYFLHARIAENWGYDRLAKKIYEESIGEMKHADRLIKRVLFLEGLPNLQRLGKVNVGESIPEMLRLDLSLELASQKTLNEGIEECRKRGDNGSRELLERILEDTEEHIDWLEAQVELMKQVGETNYLAQQIKKES